A stretch of DNA from Lotus japonicus ecotype B-129 chromosome 4, LjGifu_v1.2:
TTGAAGCTACATATTTGTATTttatcttgatttttttttataagcgtaTTTTATCTTGATTAATATGAATTAACGTATAATCTGCTTTATTAGATTCATGGATGATAactcaaatttaatatatatgtatatgggctacttttttaaaagagttattttactatactttttaaatttaatgttaaaGAGATTCCCTCAAAAAAGGGTGAACCGCATCTCAATCTTCAAAAAATTAGATTGTCGACAGAGAGCATTACCACGCCCTGATCTCTTCGTTGACACCATCAAGGCAACAATAATGCGAAATTGCTCCTATACCCTAAAAAAATTGTGGTGAATATGTTTAGGGACCATGTATATCATTATACTATATGGTATATAAAACTATGTTTAGAAAAGGACAGATAACACATACTAGAGGATCTGAAAGTTTGCCACTGATAAATTAGAAGGAAAAACAGAATTGTGTCAAAATAACAGGGCAGAGGCCAGAGGGTGAAGTACGTTAGAAGACAAGGACATTCATACATTCATTCGTATTTAGCTTTTTTTTCTTCCCAACTTGGTATATAACTTTCGAAGTATACATATATATCTCAAACGCAGACAAACAGAAAAACAGGCTTTGATATATTATTCATGGCCATGGAAAAGACTAAGTTTGGCAAGAAACAAGTCCCTCACTTCAACTCAAAATGGTGCATGGTAGTAGCCTCCAGGTTGCCCAATCCCACCAAACTGTTGAGGCATTCCATAACCAGCAACATGGTAACCAGATCCAGCAGCAAGCCTTGTTAACCCTACTTGACCTTGCATCCCTTCACTCCCATATTGCTGCCACAGCTGCTGTTCCTGCACAAGCAAATGCTGCTTCCTCTCCATCTCTGCTATCTGCACGTACGAAGGCGGCGGAACCGAGAGCGATGCCGCAAAGGGATCTTGCGACCCCACAGCTTGCATTGTCCCATCTGGGGCAGGCAAAGCCAGAACTGGGGTCGCACTCTTCCCGATTCCCGGGAGTGCCACACTGCTAGCACTCCCGCCGCTCAGCTGAGTCGTGCTCACATGCTGCCTCACAGCACCTTGATCATACATCCCATTCAGTAGCAGTGGATCAAGACCACCACCCAAATCAGCCTTCTGCTTGGACAAGTTGCTATTAGTCTCCACCAGTGCCAATTCCCAATCTGCTTTACCAGGCTCAGCAGCTGGTGTCTGCCAAGCTGAGGTAACTTCAGGTTCCCCATTTGAAGGAAATGCTTCCCATGAACCTTCTGTCCTAACAGGTCCAGAGAACAATGCCAATGCTAGTTTGTTTCCTTGCTCATCAGCTGAAACTCCATCATCTCTTAGATTCACCAAATCGCTTGTCTCTTGTTGTATAGGAGGAGGAGCTGCCTTAGGAATTGAagggggtggtggtggaggtgtgAAATTCTCAGGTGCTGGAAGAGCCTTCACCTCATTCATATCTTGTTCTGGCTCTGGCTCTTGCATTTTTACAATTACCTTGTCCTCTAACTTCCTCTCAGTGCTATTTTGCCTCCTATTACCCATCTCCTTCAACAAACCCTCAAGAGCTCCCAAAAGTTTATCACTAATCCTCTGCACTTCAGGGTACTCAGATGACCTTGCAATTCCCATCTCCTTACACCAACCATAGAAATTCACCAATTCATCCATCAATTTAGCAGCATCCACATAAGAATCAAAGGCCTTGACACAATGTACATACTCCATCTCCGTAAACCGATCCATCAACACCCCCAACACATCACAAATCTCTACATAAAGCTTGACACTGTCCCTCACAACCTGGTAAAGCGCAACCTGCACTAGCCTGCTATTCCTCGCAGCACCATTTGGCTTGCAACCCAACACACGATCAAGAATCCTCAGCAAATGCTTCAACCTGTCCAAAACCCTCTCAGCTCCCATTTCCCTCACAGGAGTAACAACCTCACTCTTCTGAATCTGATCTCTCCCAACCGATTCCTCATTCACAGattcaccaccactgccaccgccaccaccacctctcaGCTTCCTCTGATACGCCACAAACTCAACCTTCTCATCAAGGTACAATGCATAAACCCTGACAAAACCAGCATGATCCCACGAACTTGAATGCGCCTCATCTCTGAAATCAGACATGTTGAGAATCCTGATCCCTCTGCGAGTGGAGTGAACAATCTCCTCTTCGAAAACAGGGTGCCCATCAACCAAAAGCCTGTGAACAAGCATAAGCGTCTTCACCGCCACAATCCAATCACGAGTCTTCCCTAACCTCTTTGAAATGGTGAC
This window harbors:
- the LOC130711051 gene encoding putative clathrin assembly protein At2g25430, with amino-acid sequence MASSTIRKAIGVVKDQTSISIAKVAGNLAPDLEVLVVKATSHEEVPADDKYLREILSLTSSSRGYINACLVTISKRLGKTRDWIVAVKTLMLVHRLLVDGHPVFEEEIVHSTRRGIRILNMSDFRDEAHSSSWDHAGFVRVYALYLDEKVEFVAYQRKLRGGGGGGSGGESVNEESVGRDQIQKSEVVTPVREMGAERVLDRLKHLLRILDRVLGCKPNGAARNSRLVQVALYQVVRDSVKLYVEICDVLGVLMDRFTEMEYVHCVKAFDSYVDAAKLMDELVNFYGWCKEMGIARSSEYPEVQRISDKLLGALEGLLKEMGNRRQNSTERKLEDKVIVKMQEPEPEQDMNEVKALPAPENFTPPPPPPSIPKAAPPPIQQETSDLVNLRDDGVSADEQGNKLALALFSGPVRTEGSWEAFPSNGEPEVTSAWQTPAAEPGKADWELALVETNSNLSKQKADLGGGLDPLLLNGMYDQGAVRQHVSTTQLSGGSASSVALPGIGKSATPVLALPAPDGTMQAVGSQDPFAASLSVPPPSYVQIAEMERKQHLLVQEQQLWQQYGSEGMQGQVGLTRLAAGSGYHVAGYGMPQQFGGIGQPGGYYHAPF